DNA from Parageobacillus thermoglucosidasius:
ATAAGGACAGCAATAAAACTCCGATTGGGACAGGCCCTTTTAAGTTCGTGGAATACTTGCCGGGGCAGCGTCTCGTTCTCGAGAAAAATCCTGATTATTATGTGAAAGGTGTTCCTTATTTGGACAAGGTGGAGTTTCGCATTATTAAAGATGCAGAAGCTGCTTTCTTAGCTTTTCAATCAGGAGAAATTGACATTTATCCTCGAATCGGAAGCGAAAAATTAGAAGAATTGGGCAAAGGATATAAGTATGTTAGCGCCCCGCAAAACTTAGTGCAATTGCTTGCATTCAACCATAAAAGAAAACCATTCAATAACAAATTCGTTCGTCAGGCAATCAATTATGCCATTGATAAAGATGAGATTATTAAAGGGGTTGCCTTAGGAAAAGGAACAAAAATCGGCTCGAATATGAGCCCGATTATGGGCAAATATTATCAAGAAGGTTTAGAAGATAAGTATGCGATTAATATCGAAAAAGCGAAACAATTGCTTTCTGAAGCGGGTTACCCGAATGGATTTACAACAACGATCACGGTTCCGTCCAATTATCAGTTTCATGTAGATACAGCTCAAGTAATTGCCCAGCAGCTTAAAAAGATTGGAGTAAAAGCAAACATTGAAACTGTGGAGTGGGGAGTATGGCTGGAGCGTGTTTATCAAGGCAGGGATTATGACACGACGATTATAGGGCTGGATGGAAAATTAGATCCGTACGAAATCTTAAATAAATATTTATCAACAGCAAAAAATAATTTCTTTAATTTTTCTAACCATCAGTTTGATCAAATGCTGGAGCAGGCGAGAACAGAAGTGGATGAAAATAAGCGGGTAGAACTCATTAAAAAGGCACAGACCATTTTGGCAGAGGAAGCAGCGGCTGTTTACATTATGGATC
Protein-coding regions in this window:
- a CDS encoding ABC transporter substrate-binding protein, translating into MALMIKSRKKKKTNFMKGLWLSISLVLLLTACDSQKETANGTASTKEKVDKEVVVAVPQDPDYLDPFLAQAAGTREIMFNVFEGLLKPNNKGELIPAIAESYKISPDGLTYTFILRDGVKFHNGQEVTAEDVKYSYDLLAGTDTGKPLYTSFSNVESITAPDKKTVAIKLKQREASFLTAVTAAVIPKGYKDSNKTPIGTGPFKFVEYLPGQRLVLEKNPDYYVKGVPYLDKVEFRIIKDAEAAFLAFQSGEIDIYPRIGSEKLEELGKGYKYVSAPQNLVQLLAFNHKRKPFNNKFVRQAINYAIDKDEIIKGVALGKGTKIGSNMSPIMGKYYQEGLEDKYAINIEKAKQLLSEAGYPNGFTTTITVPSNYQFHVDTAQVIAQQLKKIGVKANIETVEWGVWLERVYQGRDYDTTIIGLDGKLDPYEILNKYLSTAKNNFFNFSNHQFDQMLEQARTEVDENKRVELIKKAQTILAEEAAAVYIMDPNTNAAFKDNLEGYQTYPIYVQDMAVIKVKE